The nucleotide sequence AAATAGATTTCTTTGCTTTAGTCTAAAGTATAATAGTTATCTTTGGAAGATAGCGCACGAGCAAAATTTTCAATAGATAAATAAGTCAGACTATGCTGATAGATTAGTAAAAGCTTATTCAATATTATACAGTAGATTATAAATGGTGTATATGACTTATCCATCACTCTTTTTTACATGTACAATAAACTTTTCAAAAAGTCACACCGGATTAAAAAAATAAAATAAAAATTTTGCATGGCATAATAACAGTATTTGAGAAAAAATAGCAGTTTAGCTTTAGAAGTAAGAACTTATAATTGTTCTTCTGTTACCTTAATGTTGGTGTTTATGCCTGGTTAAAGAAGGTAATTGTATTACCTCTCCATTTTGCCATGAGTCAGCTCCAGGATTGACTTTATGAGCTGGTATATCTTCTCTATTCTTTCTTACTTCTTGTGTAGATATATCAAAATTCTTATCCCTCTTTGTAATAAGTGAATCTTCAAGCTGTCCATCTTTTGTAAATCCCATCATGAGTTGTGGTGAACCGTAAGGCAATTCCTTATCCTGATCTGTATGCCACGTATGCCAGGTCTTTCCATAAGAAGATACAAGTTTCTCCATAAACTCATGTTCTGCCAGTTGTGGAATTCCCGGAGCTATAAGCGTACCTGATTTAACTTCATGATTATGGCTGTGCCAAAGTTTCTTTTCATCATCAGGTAAACTTTTAAATATCCTCTCGGAGACAATATATTCCACTCCCATGATATGAGCATCTTTTACATTCCCGTCATAAATAATGCATTGAGTAACATCTTCATTAAGTACAGTGCAATAATGATGAGCTT is from Sporocytophaga myxococcoides DSM 11118 and encodes:
- a CDS encoding OBAP family protein, which encodes MLKGSNYISIIVIILISACGGKNTEPYVKEPGVEDSIKKDVLKTGTNVMQNKAPINAINVYMDGFHFYNGNMKGQMEAHHYCTVLNEDVTQCIIYDGNVKDAHIMGVEYIVSERIFKSLPDDEKKLWHSHNHEVKSGTLIAPGIPQLAEHEFMEKLVSSYGKTWHTWHTDQDKELPYGSPQLMMGFTKDGQLEDSLITKRDKNFDISTQEVRKNREDIPAHKVNPGADSWQNGEVIQLPSLTRHKHQH